The following proteins are encoded in a genomic region of Natronorubrum halophilum:
- the pfkB gene encoding 1-phosphofructokinase, which produces MIASVTLNPAIDYTVALSDSLETDAVSRSDDYRYDAGGKGINVSKYLVELEIETVATGVAGGFLGRYLLERLSAQQIAADFVDIDGETRLNTTVLGPDGEYKINQSGPRVSRLAVDEIIDTLCEHDPETVVLAGSLPAGVGPETIDRLAKAGPWETVVDMGGETLTALEAEYALCKPNLEELAAATGRRIDGVQSAIAAAEALRAEGFDRVVASLGSDGAVMATPDRTLHAPAADVDVVDTVGAGDALLAGVLASRSRRESDAAALRSGVAVASRVVSVSGTRAPSLADVRDERDAIAVSAY; this is translated from the coding sequence ATGATCGCTAGCGTCACCCTCAATCCGGCGATCGACTACACGGTAGCGCTCTCCGACTCGCTCGAGACCGACGCCGTCTCTCGATCCGACGACTACCGGTACGACGCGGGCGGCAAGGGGATCAACGTCTCGAAGTACCTGGTCGAACTCGAGATCGAGACCGTTGCGACCGGCGTCGCCGGCGGCTTTCTCGGCCGCTACCTCTTAGAGCGACTGTCCGCCCAGCAGATCGCCGCCGACTTCGTCGACATCGACGGCGAGACGCGACTCAACACGACCGTCCTCGGGCCGGACGGCGAGTACAAGATCAATCAGAGCGGCCCCCGCGTCTCGCGGCTGGCGGTCGACGAGATCATCGACACGTTGTGCGAGCACGACCCCGAAACGGTCGTCCTCGCCGGCAGCCTTCCGGCGGGCGTCGGACCCGAGACGATCGATCGACTCGCGAAGGCCGGCCCGTGGGAGACGGTCGTCGATATGGGCGGCGAAACGCTCACTGCGCTCGAGGCCGAGTACGCGCTCTGCAAGCCGAACCTCGAGGAACTGGCGGCGGCGACCGGGCGGCGGATCGACGGCGTGCAGTCGGCGATTGCGGCCGCAGAGGCGCTCCGGGCGGAGGGGTTCGATCGCGTCGTCGCCTCTCTGGGTAGCGACGGCGCGGTGATGGCGACGCCTGATCGAACGCTGCACGCCCCGGCGGCGGACGTCGACGTGGTCGACACCGTCGGTGCGGGCGACGCGCTGTTGGCGGGCGTCCTCGCCTCGCGAAGCCGTCGCGAATCGGACGCGGCGGCGCTCCGGTCCGGCGTCGCCGTCGCGTCCCGCGTCGTCTCCGTCTCCGGGACGCGAGCGCCGTCGCTGGCGGACGTCCGCGACGAACGCGACGCGATCGCGGTCTCCGCGTACTGA
- a CDS encoding HTTM domain-containing protein, with the protein MSASRPGSSTDRDRRTVVLDSARAAIGPRLGIDRRALGAFRIALGLVLLVDLLVLRVPGLVTFYTDDGVFPRSTLAEAYPTIAPGSIHAVSGSAWFQGILFAIAGAFAVLLLVGYRTRVATLCSFVLLASLHARNPHVINGGDTILLSFLLFGLFLPLSARWSLDARRRSVRRRPARYDAERGNRVLSVATAVILLNVVLVYVTNGLFKTESELWMNGGAVRHIFHLEQYLVLLGPSLAEYPTLLTAANWFWVVLLGVSPLLVVLTGRHCLALVAAFVAAHLGMAATMRLGAFPFVMVAGLILFLPPHVWDRLERTVSDLDLERVSKPIGDDGAGSERTTSAGTSALVTPRTRRGARVIGSGVVACAFVSILVWQAVGIGLVDTPSGLDSEVEDASWAFFAPNPPTAHSWYAVEAERESGETIDGLGGGEARLDRPPDAAETYPSTLWKRYGMSVRYADETQYEPVAAYLCERLDGDVERLTVYLVEQPVSPDGPVGEPTAHERIEYDC; encoded by the coding sequence ATGAGCGCTTCACGACCCGGATCGTCGACCGACCGCGATAGACGCACAGTCGTTCTCGACTCGGCTCGAGCAGCCATCGGTCCGCGCCTCGGCATCGATCGGCGAGCCCTCGGCGCATTCCGGATCGCGCTCGGACTCGTACTGCTCGTCGACCTGCTCGTGCTTCGGGTGCCGGGGCTGGTCACCTTCTACACCGACGACGGAGTTTTCCCGCGATCGACGCTCGCGGAGGCCTATCCGACGATCGCGCCGGGATCGATCCACGCGGTGTCCGGTTCGGCGTGGTTTCAGGGCATTCTGTTCGCGATCGCCGGAGCGTTCGCCGTGCTCCTGCTCGTCGGTTACCGGACTCGAGTCGCGACGCTTTGCTCGTTCGTCTTGCTGGCGTCGCTGCACGCGCGGAACCCGCACGTGATCAACGGCGGAGACACGATCCTCCTCTCGTTCCTGCTCTTCGGGCTGTTCCTCCCGCTTTCGGCGCGCTGGTCGCTCGACGCTCGTCGCCGATCCGTCCGTCGTCGGCCCGCCCGTTACGACGCCGAGCGCGGCAATCGCGTGCTATCGGTTGCAACGGCGGTGATTTTGCTCAACGTCGTGCTCGTCTACGTGACGAACGGCCTGTTCAAGACGGAGAGCGAACTGTGGATGAACGGCGGGGCGGTCCGACACATCTTCCACCTCGAGCAGTACCTCGTCCTCCTCGGTCCGTCTCTCGCGGAGTACCCGACGCTGCTCACCGCGGCCAACTGGTTCTGGGTCGTCTTGCTCGGCGTCTCCCCGTTACTCGTGGTCCTCACCGGACGGCACTGTCTCGCGCTGGTCGCCGCGTTCGTCGCCGCACACCTCGGAATGGCGGCGACGATGCGGCTGGGAGCGTTTCCGTTCGTCATGGTCGCCGGGCTGATCCTGTTCCTTCCGCCGCACGTCTGGGATCGACTCGAGCGGACCGTCTCCGATCTCGACCTCGAACGTGTTTCGAAACCGATCGGCGACGACGGGGCCGGGAGTGAACGGACGACGAGCGCGGGCACGTCCGCCCTCGTCACGCCTCGCACTCGCCGGGGCGCACGGGTGATCGGTTCGGGGGTCGTCGCGTGCGCTTTCGTCTCGATACTCGTCTGGCAGGCGGTCGGCATCGGACTCGTCGACACCCCGTCGGGGTTGGACAGCGAGGTCGAAGACGCTAGCTGGGCGTTCTTCGCACCGAACCCGCCGACCGCACACAGCTGGTACGCCGTCGAAGCGGAACGCGAGTCGGGCGAGACGATCGACGGCCTCGGCGGCGGCGAGGCCAGACTCGATCGGCCGCCGGACGCCGCGGAGACGTATCCCTCGACGCTCTGGAAGCGATACGGGATGTCGGTTCGGTACGCCGACGAGACGCAGTACGAACCGGTGGCGGCGTACCTCTGTGAGCGCCTCGACGGCGATGTCGAGCGCCTGACCGTGTACCTCGTCGAACAGCCCGTCAGCCCCGACGGACCGGTCGGCGAGCCGACCGCACACGAGCGTATCGAGTACGACTGTTGA
- a CDS encoding isocitrate/isopropylmalate dehydrogenase family protein, translating into MTHEIAVIPGDGIGQEVTPAAVEVLETFDIDFEFVEADAGDAVEDETGEALPQETYDLAASADATLFGAAGETAADVILPLREAVGSFVNIRPAKAYPGVDAVRPETDLIFLRENTEGVYAGLEDRLTQDVSTLTRVVTESASSDLGEFACDYVSGDEHDGFTIVHKANVMRETDGLFRDTIKGVADDNGIETDEVLMDAFATRVCLDPEQFDVVVCPNLAGDVLSDLAAGLVGGLGLLPSANVGPDRALFEPVHGTAPDIAGEGVANPAATIISAAMLLEYLGYDDESAAIHAAVESTLEDGPRTPDLDGDASTEDVTGAIIDRL; encoded by the coding sequence ATGACTCACGAAATCGCCGTCATCCCTGGCGACGGAATCGGACAGGAAGTCACCCCCGCCGCGGTCGAGGTTCTCGAGACGTTCGACATCGACTTCGAGTTCGTCGAAGCCGACGCCGGCGACGCGGTCGAGGACGAAACGGGCGAGGCGCTGCCACAGGAGACCTACGACCTCGCCGCGTCGGCGGACGCGACGCTGTTCGGCGCGGCCGGAGAGACCGCCGCGGACGTCATCCTCCCGCTCCGAGAGGCGGTCGGTTCGTTCGTCAACATTCGACCGGCGAAGGCGTACCCGGGGGTCGACGCCGTCCGTCCCGAGACGGATCTGATCTTCCTCCGCGAAAACACCGAGGGCGTCTACGCCGGTCTCGAGGACCGACTGACGCAGGACGTCTCGACGCTCACCCGTGTGGTCACGGAATCTGCCTCGAGCGACCTCGGGGAGTTCGCCTGCGACTACGTTTCCGGCGACGAACACGACGGATTCACCATCGTCCACAAGGCGAACGTCATGCGCGAAACGGACGGCCTCTTTCGCGATACCATCAAAGGTGTCGCCGACGACAACGGCATCGAAACCGACGAGGTGCTGATGGACGCCTTCGCGACGCGGGTCTGTCTCGATCCGGAACAGTTCGACGTCGTCGTCTGTCCGAATCTCGCGGGCGACGTCCTTTCCGACCTCGCTGCCGGCCTCGTCGGCGGCCTCGGCTTGCTCCCCTCGGCGAACGTCGGCCCCGACCGCGCGCTGTTCGAGCCGGTTCACGGCACCGCGCCCGACATCGCGGGCGAGGGCGTCGCGAACCCGGCCGCGACGATCATCTCCGCCGCGATGTTGCTCGAGTACCTCGGCTACGACGACGAGAGCGCCGCGATCCACGCGGCCGTCGAGTCGACGCTCGAGGACGGGCCTCGAACGCCGGATCTGGACGGTGACGCCTCGACCGAGGACGTGACGGGCGCGATTATCGACCGGCTGTAG
- the leuC gene encoding 3-isopropylmalate dehydratase large subunit codes for MSTGTLYDKVWDRHKVTTLPTGQDQLFVGLHLIHEVTSPQAFGMLRERDLEVAFPKLTHATVDHIVPTADQSRPYEEDAAEEMMSELEENVREAGIEFSDPTTGDQGIVHVIGPEQGITQPGKTIVCGDSHTSTHGAFGALAFGIGTSQIRDVLATGTLAFEKQKVRKIQVDGELGRGVEAKDVILEIIRRLGTEGGVGYVYEYAGEAIENLGMEGRMSICNMSIEGGARAGYVNPDETTYEWLEQTDYFQERPEKFDELKPYWESIRSDETAEYDDVVTIDANELEPVVTWGTTPGQGIGITEAIPAPEDLPEDKRDTARRAQEHMRVEPGDTMEGYDIDVAFLGSCTNARLPDLRRAAELVEGRQVHDDVRALVVPGSQRVQKTAENEGLKDTFEEAGFEWRNAGCSMCLGMNEDQLEGDEACASSSNRNFVGRQGSKDGRTVLMSPRMVAAAAINGEVSDVRDLKEVNVA; via the coding sequence ATGAGTACGGGAACGCTGTACGACAAGGTCTGGGACCGACACAAAGTGACCACGCTGCCGACCGGGCAGGATCAGCTGTTCGTCGGGCTCCACCTCATCCACGAGGTCACGAGTCCGCAGGCGTTCGGGATGCTCCGCGAGCGCGACCTCGAGGTCGCCTTTCCGAAGCTGACCCACGCGACGGTCGATCACATCGTGCCGACCGCCGACCAGTCCCGTCCGTACGAGGAGGACGCGGCCGAAGAGATGATGTCGGAGCTCGAGGAAAACGTCCGCGAGGCGGGCATCGAGTTCTCGGACCCGACGACGGGTGATCAGGGGATCGTCCACGTCATCGGCCCGGAGCAGGGGATCACCCAGCCCGGCAAGACGATCGTCTGCGGCGATAGTCACACGTCGACTCACGGCGCGTTCGGCGCGCTCGCGTTCGGGATCGGCACCAGCCAGATCCGGGACGTGCTCGCGACGGGGACGCTCGCCTTCGAGAAACAGAAGGTCCGGAAGATTCAGGTCGACGGCGAACTCGGACGAGGCGTCGAAGCGAAAGACGTCATCCTCGAGATCATCCGCCGGCTCGGAACGGAAGGCGGCGTCGGCTACGTCTACGAGTACGCCGGCGAGGCCATCGAGAACCTCGGAATGGAGGGGCGGATGTCGATCTGCAACATGTCGATCGAGGGCGGCGCTCGAGCGGGCTACGTCAACCCCGACGAGACCACCTACGAGTGGCTCGAGCAGACGGACTATTTCCAGGAGCGCCCGGAGAAGTTCGACGAACTGAAACCCTACTGGGAGTCGATCCGCAGCGACGAGACGGCGGAGTACGACGACGTCGTCACGATCGACGCGAACGAACTCGAGCCGGTCGTCACGTGGGGAACCACGCCGGGCCAGGGAATCGGCATCACGGAAGCGATCCCGGCACCCGAGGACCTGCCCGAAGACAAACGGGACACGGCGCGACGCGCCCAGGAACACATGCGCGTCGAGCCCGGCGACACGATGGAAGGCTACGATATCGACGTCGCCTTTCTCGGCTCCTGTACGAACGCCAGACTCCCCGACCTGCGCCGCGCGGCGGAACTCGTCGAGGGTCGGCAGGTCCACGACGATGTCCGCGCGCTCGTCGTTCCCGGCAGCCAGCGCGTCCAGAAGACCGCCGAGAACGAGGGGCTCAAGGACACCTTCGAGGAAGCCGGCTTCGAGTGGCGAAACGCCGGCTGTTCGATGTGTCTGGGGATGAACGAGGACCAACTCGAGGGCGACGAGGCCTGCGCCTCCTCCTCGAACCGGAACTTTGTCGGCCGGCAGGGGAGCAAGGACGGACGGACCGTCCTGATGAGCCCGCGGATGGTCGCCGCGGCGGCGATCAACGGGGAGGTCTCTGACGTGCGCGATCTGAAGGAGGTGAATGTGGCATGA
- the leuD gene encoding 3-isopropylmalate dehydratase small subunit, whose translation MSGDGAVDIPEVTFVSGSGVPIRGNDIDTDQIIPARFMKVVTFDGLGEFAFFDLRFDENDDLKDHPFNEDRFQDSSVMVVNGNFGCGSSREHAPQALMRWGIDAVIGESFAEIFAGNCLALGIPTVTADSETIQNLQDWVDENPDGELEIDVEAETVTYGGETIDVTVDDAQRKALVEGVWDTTALMKSNAGEVRKKARELPYVEDGAIPEAE comes from the coding sequence ATGAGCGGAGACGGTGCGGTCGACATTCCGGAGGTGACCTTCGTCTCCGGCTCCGGCGTCCCGATCCGGGGCAACGACATCGACACCGACCAGATCATCCCGGCGCGGTTCATGAAGGTCGTCACCTTCGACGGACTGGGCGAGTTCGCCTTCTTCGACCTTCGGTTCGACGAGAACGACGACCTCAAGGACCATCCGTTCAACGAGGACCGGTTCCAGGATTCGTCGGTCATGGTCGTCAACGGTAACTTCGGCTGTGGCTCCTCGAGAGAGCACGCGCCCCAGGCGCTGATGCGGTGGGGGATCGATGCGGTAATCGGCGAGAGCTTCGCCGAGATCTTCGCGGGCAACTGCCTGGCGCTCGGCATCCCGACCGTCACCGCCGACAGCGAAACGATCCAGAACCTCCAGGACTGGGTCGACGAGAACCCCGACGGCGAACTCGAGATCGACGTCGAGGCCGAGACGGTCACGTACGGAGGCGAGACGATCGACGTCACCGTCGACGACGCCCAGCGCAAGGCGCTCGTCGAGGGCGTCTGGGACACGACGGCGTTGATGAAGTCCAACGCCGGTGAAGTCCGGAAGAAGGCCCGTGAGCTACCTTACGTCGAGGACGGCGCGATTCCCGAAGCCGAGTAA
- a CDS encoding DMT family transporter, whose amino-acid sequence MARNLDVLLFLSLAVLWGLSFPAISVGLEYLPPLFFAAARYDIAAILLLVAAAVRVETWRPTARNDLAAVAGGGIFLIAGNGLLFLGQQTVPSGVAAILQGLIPIITALWAIPLLGERLSAIGAVGAAIGFFGVGLIVQPDPGNLLAGDTAARLLVVGQVCSVALGGVLIQRAGPTLEQLPLVGWSMFVGAFVLHAVSFATGESPSVDVIGPASLGVLLYLGVFATAIAFLIYFTILEEHGAFEAALIGYLVPVVATVAGVLLLDESLGVVTVVGFAVVAVGFVLLKRRAIADAAGVGPGVAGP is encoded by the coding sequence ATGGCTCGAAATCTCGACGTTCTCCTGTTCCTGTCGCTCGCCGTCCTGTGGGGGCTCTCCTTTCCGGCGATTTCCGTGGGCCTCGAGTACTTGCCGCCGCTGTTCTTCGCGGCCGCCCGGTACGATATCGCGGCGATCTTGCTACTGGTCGCGGCTGCCGTCCGGGTCGAGACGTGGCGACCGACCGCGCGGAACGATCTGGCGGCCGTCGCCGGCGGCGGGATCTTCCTCATTGCCGGCAACGGCCTGTTGTTTCTCGGTCAACAGACCGTTCCGAGCGGCGTCGCCGCGATTTTACAGGGATTGATTCCCATCATCACCGCGCTGTGGGCGATCCCGCTACTCGGCGAACGGCTCTCGGCGATCGGAGCCGTCGGCGCGGCGATCGGGTTTTTCGGCGTCGGATTGATCGTCCAGCCCGACCCCGGGAACCTCCTCGCGGGCGATACCGCCGCGCGACTGCTCGTCGTCGGGCAGGTGTGTAGCGTCGCACTCGGCGGCGTGTTGATTCAACGGGCCGGACCGACCCTCGAGCAACTGCCGCTGGTCGGCTGGTCGATGTTCGTCGGCGCGTTCGTCTTGCACGCCGTCAGTTTCGCCACTGGCGAGTCACCCAGCGTCGACGTGATTGGTCCCGCCTCGCTCGGCGTATTGCTCTACCTCGGGGTCTTCGCGACGGCGATCGCCTTCCTGATCTACTTCACGATCCTCGAGGAACACGGTGCGTTCGAAGCGGCGCTGATCGGCTATCTGGTCCCGGTCGTCGCGACGGTCGCGGGCGTCCTCTTGCTCGACGAGTCGCTCGGCGTGGTGACCGTCGTCGGATTCGCGGTGGTCGCCGTCGGATTCGTGTTGCTCAAGCGCCGCGCGATCGCCGATGCGGCGGGAGTCGGACCCGGCGTGGCGGGTCCCTGA
- the glpR gene encoding HTH-type transcriptional regulator GlpR produces MLPEQRKRTIVELVSDRDGCSVEQLADQLGVSKATIRRDLDDLEAERLVERSHGGAVPVTAVGREQTYVQKEVQNLDAKARIGARAATEIHDGQVAFFDSGTTTMQVAKQAPTDTAFIPVTNSPVLALELGQTANEVKLTGGTLRHRTRALVGPSAEAFMGRTNFDLLFLGTNGVGGDGSLTTPNEDEARMKELMVESAERVVLVTDETKFGEQSFLQFASLEDVDVLVTDAEPSDEIAEACTAADVTVGVEGSDDR; encoded by the coding sequence ATGTTACCCGAACAGCGCAAGCGGACGATCGTCGAACTCGTCTCGGATCGGGACGGGTGTTCGGTCGAACAGTTGGCGGATCAACTCGGCGTCTCGAAGGCGACGATCCGGCGGGATCTGGACGATCTGGAGGCGGAACGGCTCGTCGAACGATCGCACGGCGGTGCCGTTCCGGTGACGGCGGTCGGCCGCGAGCAGACCTACGTCCAGAAGGAGGTGCAGAACCTCGATGCGAAGGCGAGGATCGGCGCGCGCGCCGCGACGGAGATCCACGACGGACAGGTCGCCTTCTTCGATTCGGGGACGACGACGATGCAGGTCGCAAAGCAGGCTCCGACCGATACGGCGTTCATTCCGGTCACGAACTCGCCGGTGCTGGCGCTCGAGCTCGGGCAGACGGCGAACGAGGTCAAACTCACCGGCGGCACGCTCCGCCACCGGACGCGGGCGCTCGTCGGGCCGAGCGCGGAGGCGTTCATGGGTCGGACGAACTTCGATCTGCTCTTTCTGGGCACCAACGGCGTCGGCGGCGATGGGAGTCTGACGACGCCAAACGAGGACGAGGCACGGATGAAAGAGCTGATGGTCGAAAGCGCGGAACGGGTCGTCCTCGTGACGGACGAAACGAAGTTCGGCGAGCAGAGCTTCCTCCAGTTCGCCTCGCTCGAGGACGTGGACGTTCTGGTAACGGACGCCGAACCGAGCGACGAAATCGCGGAAGCGTGTACGGCGGCCGACGTGACCGTCGGCGTGGAGGGATCGGATGATCGCTAG
- the ilvC gene encoding ketol-acid reductoisomerase codes for MTDEFNTEMYYDDDADESYLANATVAVLGYGSQGHAHALNLHDSGVDVVVGLRESSASREAAKADGLEVATPVEAAARADVVSMLVPDTVQPAVYEQIEPELEDGNTLQFAHGFNIHYNQIQPPEHVDVTMIAPKSPGHLVRRNYENEQGTPGLLAVYQDATGDAKGRALAYGKGIGCTRAGVVETTFREETETDLFGEQAVLCGGIAELIKVGYETLVDAGYSPEMAYFECMNEMKLIVDLMYEGGLGAMWDSVSDTAEYGGLTRGDDVIDDQVRANMETVLEQVQNGEFATEWIAENQAKRPVYTQLNQAEKNHEIEEVGERLRDLFAWAEAETEDEEETDDEQPRVQAD; via the coding sequence ATGACTGACGAATTCAACACCGAAATGTACTACGACGATGACGCGGACGAATCGTACCTCGCAAACGCCACGGTCGCCGTGCTGGGCTACGGCAGTCAGGGTCACGCTCACGCGCTCAATCTCCACGACAGCGGGGTCGACGTCGTCGTCGGCCTGCGCGAGAGTTCCGCCTCCCGCGAGGCCGCGAAGGCGGACGGACTCGAGGTAGCGACCCCGGTCGAGGCGGCGGCTCGAGCCGACGTCGTCTCCATGCTGGTCCCCGATACGGTCCAGCCGGCGGTCTACGAACAGATCGAACCGGAACTCGAGGACGGCAACACGCTCCAGTTCGCCCACGGGTTCAACATCCACTACAACCAGATCCAGCCGCCCGAGCACGTCGACGTGACGATGATCGCGCCGAAGTCGCCGGGCCACCTCGTCCGCCGGAACTACGAGAACGAGCAAGGGACCCCGGGCCTGCTCGCGGTCTATCAGGACGCGACCGGCGACGCGAAGGGGCGAGCGCTGGCGTACGGTAAAGGAATCGGCTGTACGCGCGCCGGCGTCGTCGAGACGACGTTCCGGGAGGAGACCGAGACCGACCTCTTCGGCGAACAGGCCGTCCTCTGTGGCGGCATCGCCGAACTGATCAAAGTCGGCTACGAGACGCTGGTCGATGCGGGCTACAGCCCCGAAATGGCCTACTTCGAGTGCATGAACGAGATGAAGCTCATCGTCGACCTCATGTACGAAGGCGGACTCGGCGCGATGTGGGACTCCGTATCGGATACCGCGGAGTACGGCGGGCTCACCCGCGGCGACGACGTGATCGACGACCAGGTTCGGGCGAACATGGAAACGGTGCTCGAGCAGGTTCAAAACGGCGAGTTCGCGACCGAGTGGATCGCCGAGAACCAGGCGAAGCGCCCCGTCTACACGCAGCTCAACCAGGCCGAGAAGAACCACGAGATCGAGGAGGTCGGCGAACGGCTGCGCGACCTGTTCGCGTGGGCGGAAGCCGAGACGGAAGACGAGGAAGAAACGGACGACGAACAGCCTCGCGTCCAGGCTGACTGA
- the ilvN gene encoding acetolactate synthase small subunit, with amino-acid sequence MKRGLDGPKPEERPTPSGRRNEQGIRIDPEVEATHTPRRTVISALVTHEPGVLSDVSGLFSRRQFNIESLTVGPTKNEAHARITVVVEEPDPGIDQIKKQLRKLVPVISVRELEPDAMRRELALVKVDADRPDRVAAVAEMYGGKTVDSCPETATIEVTGARQKIEAAIETFSQFGIREISRTGTTALARGTDSTGASDSASTADEVLSAETANQQRTQSPTHSTTDD; translated from the coding sequence GTGAAACGCGGACTCGACGGACCGAAGCCCGAAGAGCGACCGACCCCGTCGGGACGGCGCAACGAACAGGGGATTCGCATCGATCCGGAGGTCGAGGCGACGCACACGCCCCGACGGACCGTCATCTCGGCGTTGGTCACGCACGAACCCGGCGTCCTGTCGGACGTCTCGGGGCTGTTCTCGAGGCGGCAGTTCAACATCGAAAGTCTGACCGTCGGACCGACGAAGAACGAGGCCCACGCGCGGATCACGGTCGTCGTCGAGGAACCCGATCCCGGCATCGACCAGATCAAAAAGCAACTTCGAAAGCTGGTGCCCGTCATCTCGGTTCGGGAACTCGAGCCCGACGCGATGCGTCGCGAACTGGCGCTCGTGAAGGTCGACGCCGACCGCCCCGATCGGGTCGCTGCGGTCGCGGAGATGTACGGCGGGAAGACCGTCGACTCGTGCCCGGAAACGGCGACGATCGAGGTAACGGGCGCCCGCCAGAAGATCGAGGCCGCGATCGAGACCTTCAGCCAGTTCGGGATTCGAGAGATCTCCCGGACCGGGACGACGGCGCTCGCTCGCGGGACCGATAGCACGGGCGCGTCCGACTCGGCGTCCACCGCCGACGAAGTATTATCCGCCGAGACGGCGAACCAACAGCGAACGCAATCACCAACCCACTCAACAACCGATGACTGA